A genomic stretch from Limnobacter thiooxidans includes:
- a CDS encoding DUF6502 family protein, translated as MKSRQSILLSAVRKVLRPLVRLCLGNGVTYPMLLEELKQVFVKVAESEFPLDGKPQTDSRITLLTGVHRKDVHRIRTEEASTPVVKPNLSSQVIAQWLAGKGFQDANGSPRRLQKTIADGGELSFEALVAQVSKDIRSKPLLDEWLRLGAVRIDEDGAIELVSQAFVPKGDFEQTAAFLATNVHDHLAAAVDNISKEKPVFFERAAFSDGLSEQQLAALQEFIATEGMAFLRRVNEENIRYSLDPQVGVGYRVNTGVYFYAEPQDQVDE; from the coding sequence ATGAAATCCCGTCAATCCATTTTGCTGTCAGCAGTCAGAAAGGTCCTTCGACCTCTGGTACGCCTTTGCTTGGGCAATGGTGTGACCTACCCCATGCTTCTCGAAGAGCTGAAACAGGTTTTCGTAAAAGTTGCTGAAAGTGAATTTCCCTTGGATGGCAAACCTCAGACTGACAGCCGGATCACCCTTTTGACGGGTGTGCACCGCAAGGATGTTCATCGGATTCGCACCGAGGAGGCGAGTACCCCGGTGGTCAAGCCCAATCTGTCCTCGCAGGTGATTGCTCAATGGCTGGCAGGCAAGGGATTTCAGGACGCCAACGGCTCGCCACGCAGACTTCAAAAAACCATCGCAGATGGTGGAGAGCTTTCATTCGAAGCACTTGTAGCGCAAGTGAGTAAAGACATTCGATCCAAGCCTTTGCTGGACGAATGGTTAAGGCTTGGCGCTGTGCGCATTGATGAGGACGGCGCCATCGAGTTGGTCAGCCAGGCCTTTGTACCCAAGGGTGATTTTGAGCAAACCGCCGCGTTTCTCGCAACGAACGTACACGATCATCTGGCGGCTGCGGTGGACAACATTTCCAAAGAAAAGCCGGTGTTTTTCGAACGCGCGGCGTTCAGCGATGGCTTGAGCGAACAACAGTTGGCTGCGTTGCAGGAATTCATCGCAACAGAAGGCATGGCCTTTCTTCGCAGGGTGAATGAAGAAAACATTCGTTACAGTCTGGATCCGCAGGTCGGGGTAGGCTATCGGGTCAATACGGGTGTGTACTTCTATGCCGAGCCGCAGGACCAAGTCGATGAATAA
- a CDS encoding histidine kinase, translating into MNLKRYLLVRMITLGLLCWVVISAYVVWRTAGEVGQALSNDASRLHEMVEYSMYKRQINPEIEGSPVLVGSQYGLLLAPYCIRYEGWNGQVREEGCESQTGHPVEARLMKLLGVQVQSEPRPVGLWGQAFGELFITADPQLVLVKFWHTLRDLLLLSTLIVASLAALTYVVIGRALQPAATLVEKLDSIAISEDSPPPQQLPDVQPREFGRIAQGVNRLNDRLWRLTQTRRKLMMKLLNVQEEERRELAHLVHADLGQSLSLIAVNCTQLRVQLKQEGNMPAQEKLEEIDCLIEEAFDRMRAVLVNKCPPVLEGADLAMAIQDLCTRWEIDSGSGWSVNLQLDPAALASLGKDRALCVYRTVEECLANVKRHGSGGSPVLVRFRQLGAAFELTIQNSLVQGQEYNGPTGGMGLNLLAERIRVHGGVFRAQAVDGNFVVSATLD; encoded by the coding sequence TTGAATCTGAAACGCTATTTGCTGGTACGAATGATCACCTTGGGCCTGTTGTGCTGGGTGGTCATTTCCGCTTATGTGGTGTGGCGCACAGCGGGCGAGGTGGGGCAGGCCTTGAGCAACGACGCCTCCAGGCTGCACGAGATGGTGGAGTACTCCATGTACAAACGCCAGATCAACCCTGAAATTGAAGGCTCACCGGTGCTGGTGGGTAGCCAGTATGGTTTGCTGCTTGCGCCTTACTGCATTCGTTATGAAGGCTGGAACGGCCAGGTTCGCGAGGAAGGTTGCGAAAGCCAGACCGGGCACCCAGTGGAGGCACGGCTGATGAAGCTGTTGGGCGTGCAGGTTCAGTCCGAACCTCGGCCGGTGGGTTTGTGGGGGCAGGCTTTTGGCGAATTGTTCATCACTGCCGACCCGCAGCTGGTACTGGTCAAGTTCTGGCACACCCTGCGCGACCTTTTGCTGTTGAGCACTTTGATTGTGGCAAGTCTGGCCGCCTTGACCTATGTGGTGATAGGCCGCGCATTACAGCCTGCTGCCACGTTGGTCGAAAAACTGGATTCCATCGCCATTTCCGAGGACAGCCCCCCACCGCAGCAGTTGCCCGATGTGCAGCCCCGGGAATTTGGTCGTATTGCGCAGGGCGTAAATCGCCTGAACGACCGGCTTTGGCGATTGACCCAAACCCGTCGCAAATTGATGATGAAATTGTTGAATGTGCAGGAAGAGGAGCGGCGCGAACTGGCGCACCTGGTGCACGCAGATTTGGGGCAATCGCTGAGCCTGATCGCGGTGAATTGCACGCAATTGCGCGTGCAGTTAAAGCAGGAAGGCAATATGCCCGCGCAGGAAAAACTGGAGGAGATTGATTGCCTGATTGAAGAAGCCTTCGACCGAATGCGCGCGGTCTTGGTCAACAAATGCCCCCCTGTCCTGGAAGGCGCCGACCTGGCCATGGCCATTCAGGACCTGTGCACCCGTTGGGAAATTGATTCGGGTAGTGGCTGGTCAGTCAATTTGCAGCTTGATCCCGCAGCCCTGGCCAGCTTGGGCAAAGACAGGGCCTTGTGTGTGTACCGCACAGTTGAGGAGTGTTTGGCCAATGTAAAGCGCCATGGGTCTGGGGGCTCTCCTGTGTTGGTACGTTTTCGCCAGTTGGGTGCTGCTTTTGAGTTGACGATTCAGAACAGCCTGGTCCAAGGGCAGGAATACAATGGCCCCACGGGCGGCATGGGTTTGAATTTGCTTGCAGAACGTATTCGGGTGCATGGTGGTGTGTTTCGCGCGCAGGCAGTGGACGGCAACTTCGTGGTTTCGGCCACACTGGATTAA
- a CDS encoding flavin-containing monooxygenase has translation MGSPKKEAQNILEVAIVGAGVSGLGMGIQLLKAGETNFKIFDKGHDVGGTWRDNTYPGCGCDVKSSLYSYSFEPWAEWSNSYAKQGEIYKYLRHCATKYGVYPHIQFNTSITGSAFDEQTGLWNITTADGKTIQARNVVTAVGPFSAPKVAEFKGAEKFKGKTVHTAAWDHSVELEGKRVGLIGTGATAVQVGPAIAGKVKNLVVFQRTANWIMPRPDRTIEETEKALNRKAPINMKMNRLGVYWFNELTAPFLILKYDMFKAQPEKMASSYLARKVKDPELRKKLTPTFKFGCKRVLVSSDWYPTMQKEHVHLETNAIDSITEKGIRTADGVEHELDVIIYATGYEVRHTGSPIDAKGIGGASLNQKWKEGSEAYQGISTAGFPNLYFLVGPFTGPGHTSVIAYAEAQIGYVIQAIKLRQKRKLRAIAVKPEVEQKFVNSMDFRSEHTVWKSGCASWYLSPNGRNNTLYPGLNAEYRMRVARFNPAEYVLTGSNGKIVKPRVTDHLSTGLMALKSA, from the coding sequence ATGGGCAGCCCGAAAAAAGAAGCACAGAACATTCTTGAAGTCGCCATTGTTGGCGCAGGCGTCTCCGGCCTTGGCATGGGCATTCAGTTGCTGAAAGCAGGCGAAACCAATTTCAAGATTTTCGACAAAGGCCATGATGTGGGCGGCACCTGGCGCGACAACACCTATCCCGGTTGCGGTTGCGATGTCAAAAGCAGCCTGTACAGCTATTCATTCGAGCCTTGGGCTGAATGGAGCAACAGCTACGCCAAGCAGGGCGAAATTTACAAGTACCTGCGCCACTGCGCCACCAAATACGGTGTGTACCCTCACATCCAGTTCAACACCAGCATCACAGGTTCTGCGTTCGACGAGCAAACCGGTTTGTGGAACATCACCACCGCCGATGGCAAAACCATTCAGGCCCGCAACGTGGTCACCGCAGTGGGCCCCTTTAGCGCACCGAAGGTTGCAGAATTCAAGGGCGCAGAAAAGTTCAAGGGCAAAACCGTTCACACCGCGGCTTGGGATCATTCCGTTGAGCTGGAAGGCAAGCGCGTGGGCTTGATTGGCACTGGAGCCACCGCTGTACAGGTTGGCCCAGCCATTGCCGGCAAAGTGAAAAACCTGGTGGTGTTTCAGCGCACGGCCAACTGGATCATGCCCCGCCCTGACCGCACGATTGAAGAGACCGAGAAGGCACTGAACCGCAAAGCCCCCATCAACATGAAGATGAACCGTTTGGGCGTGTACTGGTTCAACGAGCTGACGGCACCTTTCCTGATCCTGAAGTACGACATGTTCAAGGCCCAGCCTGAAAAAATGGCCAGCAGCTACCTGGCGCGCAAGGTCAAAGACCCTGAACTGCGCAAGAAGCTGACGCCCACTTTCAAGTTTGGTTGCAAGCGGGTGTTGGTCAGCTCCGACTGGTACCCCACCATGCAGAAAGAGCATGTGCACTTGGAAACCAATGCGATCGACTCCATTACCGAAAAGGGTATTCGCACTGCCGACGGTGTGGAGCATGAATTGGACGTGATCATTTACGCCACTGGCTACGAAGTGCGCCACACGGGTTCGCCCATCGATGCAAAGGGCATTGGTGGCGCCAGCCTGAACCAGAAATGGAAAGAAGGTTCGGAAGCCTACCAGGGCATTTCAACAGCAGGTTTCCCCAACCTGTATTTCCTGGTTGGTCCGTTCACGGGGCCCGGCCACACGTCTGTTATTGCCTATGCCGAAGCGCAAATTGGTTATGTTATTCAGGCCATCAAGCTGCGCCAGAAGCGCAAGCTGAGAGCCATCGCGGTCAAGCCTGAAGTGGAACAGAAGTTCGTGAATTCCATGGATTTCCGCAGTGAACACACCGTGTGGAAAAGTGGTTGCGCCAGTTGGTACCTCAGCCCCAACGGCCGCAACAACACCTTGTACCCCGGCTTGAATGCCGAGTACCGCATGCGCGTGGCCAGGTTCAACCCGGCGGAATATGTGCTGACAGGCAGCAACGGCAAAATCGTCAAGCCGCGTGTTACAGACCACCTCAGCACAGGCTTGATGGCGCTGAAATCAGCCTGA
- a CDS encoding DUF5666 domain-containing protein, with translation MNNKLRVRVLLPLLAGLASVWASSANANPCDGGVPVQLHKAAPGVGGTGAPMQPGVGGTGRQLDPGVGGTGRSIEPGVGGTGSALKTVEGDSFVYGVITGFASICVNGLEVQYESSTPVVSNGESSSIQALKVGQWVAVSARGVGREVNATSISIEQPIGGPVTRIDAASKTIEVMGQAVRLGPDTSPRQLPKVGDSVAVSGFVLPNGAIQASRIDPMAGNAPAFASGRFTDSRKVLNVPVDAKFGASAASGKAVRVTGQWDGSRLNAASVKEADSMVQLKPGAKFHVQAYVSDNGRAIQATGKEIPGLRAQVGELREAAGKVAVLRGQIDSTGRAEIQSIESVPVEKILDRGGRRQLSDDSQEKEFKRAEKKSDDLQREVERDAEERAEEAEELRTEAAEEQVKALERSQKELAKERSAERTEKSRGSEKLDRGSKIEKVDKATRPERSERVEKAEKVEKVERVERVERSERPEKVERPEKVDRPEKIDRPEKVDRPEKVDRPEKIERPERRD, from the coding sequence ATGAATAACAAGCTGCGTGTACGAGTTTTGCTGCCGTTGCTGGCGGGGCTCGCTTCGGTCTGGGCATCCAGTGCAAATGCCAATCCCTGTGATGGTGGTGTGCCTGTTCAATTGCACAAGGCTGCACCCGGTGTGGGTGGAACGGGTGCACCGATGCAGCCCGGTGTGGGCGGCACAGGTCGTCAATTGGACCCAGGTGTAGGCGGTACGGGTCGATCGATCGAACCCGGTGTGGGTGGTACCGGTTCTGCACTGAAGACCGTGGAAGGCGATTCGTTTGTTTACGGTGTCATCACCGGCTTCGCCAGTATTTGTGTCAATGGTCTTGAAGTGCAATATGAATCCAGCACGCCAGTGGTCAGCAATGGTGAATCCAGTTCCATTCAAGCCTTGAAAGTAGGCCAGTGGGTGGCTGTCAGTGCCAGGGGTGTTGGGCGGGAAGTCAACGCCACATCGATTTCCATCGAGCAACCGATTGGCGGACCTGTCACCCGAATCGATGCAGCATCCAAAACCATTGAAGTGATGGGTCAGGCTGTACGCCTGGGGCCGGACACCAGCCCGCGACAATTGCCCAAAGTTGGCGATTCTGTCGCTGTCAGTGGATTTGTTTTGCCCAACGGTGCCATTCAAGCTTCACGAATTGACCCGATGGCTGGCAATGCACCGGCATTTGCTTCCGGCAGGTTCACCGACTCGCGCAAGGTTCTCAATGTTCCGGTTGATGCGAAATTCGGTGCGTCTGCAGCGAGTGGCAAAGCGGTCAGGGTGACAGGCCAATGGGACGGCAGCCGATTGAACGCAGCGTCCGTGAAAGAAGCGGACAGCATGGTGCAGCTCAAGCCCGGTGCGAAGTTTCATGTGCAGGCCTATGTTTCAGACAACGGCCGCGCGATCCAGGCTACCGGCAAGGAAATTCCCGGGTTGCGGGCGCAGGTGGGCGAACTTCGAGAGGCGGCTGGAAAAGTGGCTGTTCTGCGTGGACAAATTGATTCGACTGGGCGTGCAGAAATTCAATCGATTGAGTCTGTGCCGGTTGAAAAAATTCTTGATCGGGGTGGAAGGCGACAGTTGTCGGATGACTCTCAGGAGAAGGAATTCAAGCGCGCCGAGAAGAAGTCGGATGATCTGCAGCGCGAAGTGGAGCGTGATGCAGAAGAGCGTGCCGAAGAAGCTGAAGAGTTGCGCACGGAAGCTGCAGAAGAGCAAGTGAAGGCGCTTGAACGCAGCCAGAAAGAGCTCGCGAAAGAAAGGTCTGCTGAGCGAACTGAAAAGTCTCGGGGTTCGGAGAAGCTGGACAGGGGCTCCAAGATTGAAAAGGTTGACAAGGCCACCAGACCCGAACGCAGTGAGCGTGTTGAAAAGGCAGAAAAGGTAGAAAAGGTTGAAAGGGTCGAGCGCGTGGAACGCAGTGAACGGCCTGAAAAAGTGGAAAGACCTGAAAAGGTGGACCGCCCTGAAAAGATTGATCGACCAGAGAAAGTAGATCGCCCTGAAAAAGTAGACCGACCCGAAAAAATAGAGCGTCCTGAGCGCCGAGATTAA
- a CDS encoding AraC family transcriptional regulator produces the protein MELKDYPQLRLLEQTTVAQAYPLFFVNYAVQRGFLAEDVLEHSGLTLAQLQVPHARIAAAQHGVIVMNLLALFQSEHIAIDMGLQSSLTKAGMIGFGLMSCASLREAVELGIRFLPTKVPFYTIDTTEDERTFVCHIREAMSLEPVRKFAIENFVIEVWRLFESLFNPIGNSNEASGIELWFDWPEPAYYASYASSLPRCRFNAAGNQIRIPVKWLDLPLPTANATTAQMVIQQCEQELIALGLGDNLSGRVKNLLICRDGRYPQLEDMAETLHMSVRTLKRKLQTEGRSFTDLLGEVIQRDACLLLETTRLTVDEIAQRVGYQDRANFTRAFKKLTGKTPSEYRDWVVLR, from the coding sequence ATGGAACTAAAGGACTACCCGCAGCTTAGGCTGCTGGAGCAAACCACGGTTGCACAGGCGTACCCGCTGTTCTTCGTGAACTACGCCGTTCAGCGCGGGTTCCTGGCTGAAGACGTGCTTGAACACAGCGGCTTGACCCTTGCCCAGTTGCAAGTGCCCCATGCCCGCATTGCGGCCGCGCAACATGGCGTGATTGTCATGAACCTACTGGCCCTGTTTCAAAGCGAACACATTGCCATCGACATGGGTTTGCAAAGCAGCCTGACCAAGGCCGGCATGATCGGCTTTGGCTTGATGAGTTGTGCCAGCCTACGCGAAGCCGTTGAGCTGGGAATTCGGTTTTTGCCCACCAAGGTGCCCTTCTACACCATTGACACCACGGAGGACGAACGCACCTTTGTGTGTCACATCCGAGAGGCCATGTCGCTGGAACCGGTGCGCAAATTTGCCATTGAAAACTTTGTGATTGAAGTGTGGCGCCTGTTTGAAAGCCTGTTCAACCCCATCGGCAATTCCAATGAGGCCAGCGGTATTGAACTGTGGTTTGACTGGCCCGAACCGGCCTACTACGCAAGTTATGCCAGCAGCCTGCCCAGGTGCCGATTCAATGCGGCAGGCAATCAAATTCGCATACCCGTCAAATGGCTGGACCTGCCCCTGCCCACCGCCAACGCAACCACCGCCCAAATGGTGATTCAGCAGTGCGAGCAGGAATTGATCGCACTGGGTTTGGGCGACAATTTAAGCGGGCGCGTGAAAAACCTGTTGATTTGCCGCGACGGCAGATACCCCCAGCTTGAAGACATGGCTGAAACCCTGCACATGTCGGTGCGCACCTTGAAAAGAAAGTTGCAAACCGAGGGGCGAAGCTTCACCGACCTGCTTGGCGAAGTAATTCAACGGGATGCCTGCCTGTTGCTGGAAACCACCCGCCTGACCGTTGATGAAATAGCACAACGTGTGGGCTACCAAGACCGCGCCAATTTCACACGGGCATTTAAAAAGCTGACAGGCAAGACACCGAGTGAGTACCGGGACTGGGTCGTACTAAGGTAA
- a CDS encoding DUF4149 domain-containing protein codes for MEWFQALTTLALGGLFGGILAFSALFAPLVFTKLPMEQAGPFIRAVFPWYYLYVIVFGFLSAIFAGLAGAGFWVLSSSAVVALASVYTRQVLMLQINELRDRELAGDVAAGAEFKSKHRLSVIINSVQLLLAGAALVCWAWN; via the coding sequence ATGGAATGGTTTCAAGCTTTGACAACCTTGGCGCTCGGCGGTTTGTTCGGCGGTATCCTGGCTTTTTCGGCCCTGTTCGCACCGCTGGTATTCACCAAGCTCCCCATGGAGCAGGCTGGCCCTTTCATTCGCGCGGTATTCCCCTGGTATTACCTGTATGTGATCGTATTTGGCTTTCTCAGCGCGATTTTTGCAGGCCTTGCTGGTGCAGGTTTTTGGGTGCTGTCTTCTTCAGCTGTTGTCGCCTTGGCCAGCGTGTACACACGACAAGTCCTGATGCTTCAAATCAATGAACTGCGCGACCGCGAACTGGCGGGCGATGTGGCTGCTGGCGCCGAATTCAAGTCGAAACACCGTTTGAGTGTGATCATTAACAGCGTGCAACTGCTGCTGGCAGGTGCCGCGCTGGTTTGCTGGGCATGGAACTAA
- a CDS encoding transporter yields the protein MKKTLLAIAFAAAFNVHAADSKLVMSTGLDYSSGKYGQTEDTKITYVPFTGKYEVDRWTFKATVPYIQIEGPANVTPDSRIVVAGVRPVRSKESGLGDTVLGASYNAVANLEQQLYVDVGGKVKLPTADETKGLGSGKTDYSFYTDVFKTQGSVTWLGTLGYKVFGDPTGVNLNNVFYGSAGLSYKLSSNDSVGFVVDLRERTTNTSTALREYSLFYSHKFDQTYKLQTYIVTGDTTSSVDIGGGAILAVTW from the coding sequence ATGAAAAAAACACTGCTCGCAATCGCCTTTGCAGCCGCCTTTAACGTTCACGCAGCAGATTCCAAGCTGGTGATGTCCACTGGTCTGGATTACAGCTCTGGCAAATACGGACAAACCGAGGACACCAAGATTACCTATGTGCCCTTCACTGGCAAATACGAAGTAGATCGCTGGACGTTCAAAGCCACCGTGCCCTACATTCAAATTGAAGGACCAGCGAACGTGACCCCGGACAGCCGCATCGTGGTGGCCGGTGTGCGCCCTGTTCGCAGCAAAGAATCCGGGTTGGGCGACACAGTGCTGGGTGCAAGTTACAACGCCGTGGCCAATCTTGAGCAGCAGTTGTATGTGGATGTGGGTGGCAAGGTTAAGCTACCCACTGCCGATGAAACAAAAGGCTTGGGTTCCGGTAAAACAGACTATTCTTTTTACACCGATGTTTTCAAAACCCAAGGCAGCGTGACCTGGCTGGGCACCTTGGGTTACAAGGTGTTCGGTGACCCTACTGGTGTCAATTTGAACAATGTATTTTATGGTTCGGCAGGTTTGTCCTACAAATTGTCGTCAAACGACAGCGTTGGTTTTGTGGTGGATCTGCGTGAAAGAACCACCAACACAAGCACGGCGCTGCGTGAATATTCTCTTTTCTATTCACACAAGTTTGATCAAACTTACAAGCTGCAAACCTACATTGTCACAGGCGACACAACCTCTAGTGTGGACATCGGGGGCGGAGCCATTCTGGCTGTAACCTGGTAA
- a CDS encoding response regulator, with product MLDTQISILLVDDHAVVRAGYRHLLETQGGFRQVLEAENAQEAYAVCQKELPGLVICDISMPEPVGLSLIQRILGRWPKAKILMFTMHNSIELARACMEAGAKGYVTKSSRPEVLLRAIGEVLAGRTFISADLSRLMALSRLRDNRNGLDELSSREFEVLCLLVAGQSTEQIAELLFLSAKTIHNIHYQIKKKLQVGNDIELTKLAIAWGLTSPSIV from the coding sequence ATGCTGGACACACAGATCAGTATATTGTTGGTGGATGACCATGCCGTGGTGCGGGCCGGTTATCGCCATTTGCTGGAGACACAAGGCGGCTTCAGGCAGGTGCTGGAAGCAGAAAATGCGCAAGAAGCCTACGCTGTTTGTCAGAAGGAATTGCCTGGCTTGGTGATCTGCGACATCAGCATGCCCGAGCCAGTTGGCTTGAGCCTGATTCAGCGGATTCTGGGGCGTTGGCCCAAGGCCAAAATCCTGATGTTCACCATGCACAATTCAATTGAATTGGCGCGGGCCTGCATGGAAGCCGGCGCGAAGGGCTACGTCACCAAGAGCAGTCGGCCCGAAGTATTGCTGCGGGCTATTGGTGAAGTGTTGGCGGGGCGCACATTCATCAGTGCCGACCTGTCGCGACTGATGGCGCTTTCCCGCTTGCGGGACAACCGCAATGGCCTTGACGAACTGAGCAGCCGTGAATTCGAGGTGTTGTGTCTGTTAGTAGCAGGGCAATCAACAGAACAAATCGCCGAGTTGCTGTTTCTGAGTGCAAAAACCATCCACAACATACATTACCAAATCAAAAAGAAATTACAGGTTGGTAATGACATTGAATTGACCAAGCTCGCCATTGCCTGGGGCCTGACGAGCCCGTCGATTGTTTAG
- a CDS encoding cytochrome D1 domain-containing protein — translation MKLKMTALALSTVVALAACSKKEEAVAPEAAAPAEQAAPAAVAYVTHQDGPVTIYSLADYTKIGEIVVGEGGRGVGLTEDGKLLVVAVKETKDLAIVDTATNQVVRRVPVGINPEFVRVLGNLAFVAYEPASKGGPPPKPGSAEAKAIEKEREEGDELPAQVAIIDLVKGEKIKEITAGFETEGIEFSGDGKHIIVTNEADENVSVHDIETGEKIKQIDTEKYGIRPRGVKRSPDGEQFVVTLEYGNKMLILDKEYNVINEAPTGEVPYGVTYTRDGSEIVVALARGKAIQVFDAKTLELKREMPAGDRCWHFSFTPDDKQLIVACGRSNNILVLDYATGSLIKDIPEGNMPWGVMVSPKSVGSLDIPG, via the coding sequence ATGAAGTTGAAAATGACCGCCTTGGCTTTGAGCACGGTTGTGGCATTGGCCGCGTGCTCCAAAAAAGAGGAAGCCGTGGCACCGGAGGCCGCCGCACCAGCCGAGCAAGCAGCACCCGCTGCCGTGGCTTATGTCACTCACCAAGATGGTCCGGTGACCATTTACTCCTTGGCTGACTACACAAAAATTGGCGAAATTGTGGTGGGTGAAGGCGGTCGTGGTGTGGGCCTGACCGAAGACGGCAAATTGCTGGTAGTGGCCGTGAAAGAAACCAAAGACCTGGCTATTGTGGACACTGCAACCAACCAGGTGGTGCGCCGTGTGCCGGTGGGCATCAACCCCGAATTTGTGCGCGTGCTGGGCAACCTGGCTTTTGTGGCCTATGAGCCCGCATCAAAGGGTGGCCCCCCACCGAAACCAGGGTCAGCCGAAGCCAAGGCCATTGAAAAAGAACGCGAGGAAGGCGATGAACTGCCAGCCCAGGTTGCCATTATCGACTTGGTCAAAGGTGAAAAAATCAAGGAGATTACAGCTGGATTTGAAACAGAAGGCATCGAGTTTTCCGGCGACGGGAAGCACATCATCGTGACCAACGAGGCCGATGAAAACGTGTCAGTGCATGACATTGAAACCGGCGAGAAAATCAAGCAGATCGACACGGAAAAGTATGGCATTCGCCCACGCGGCGTGAAGCGTTCGCCCGATGGTGAGCAGTTTGTAGTCACGCTGGAATACGGCAACAAGATGCTGATTCTGGACAAGGAATATAACGTGATCAACGAAGCACCCACGGGCGAGGTGCCTTACGGTGTGACCTACACGCGGGATGGCTCTGAAATCGTGGTTGCCTTGGCGCGTGGCAAAGCCATTCAGGTATTTGATGCCAAAACACTGGAACTGAAACGGGAAATGCCCGCGGGCGACCGTTGCTGGCATTTCAGCTTCACACCCGATGACAAGCAGTTGATCGTGGCTTGCGGCCGCAGCAACAACATCCTGGTACTGGACTACGCAACCGGCAGCTTGATCAAGGACATTCCCGAAGGCAACATGCCGTGGGGTGTCATGGTGTCGCCGAAATCGGTGGGTTCACTTGATATTCCAGGTTAA